A genomic segment from Flavobacterium litorale encodes:
- a CDS encoding DUF4301 family protein — protein MEKNITKQSYNTVAITVYAETAQIANAIANTMEAHQIADTGNAIAFNFKSFDITTGLNKKNRPANDKLVLIAVTTTEDDAVKKLVNELSHKETNYAIVNGNEANLTAKGSEIMSNLKQAIALGLTVKDYADIHNRGIGLDKVAAQLNNFKTGISKIVLKKPAVINDGIFKLPKASAEEYAAYFERKKNNFKLTKFVPASGAASRMFKFLNEFMVNFDPENDTINAYINRKNDTALNTFLVGLEKFPFYNTIMDVIKQNPNYNEWSKSTRSYNFIKTMLQDEQFDFANKPKGILPFHQCDNYVATPVCEHLTESVTYAESGKKSNVHFTISEEHLDGFLDAITAARESVEKESGTAIDFSFSYQHKKTDTIAVAMDNVPFREADGTILFRPGGHGALIENLNNLEADIVFVKNIDNVSNNNLETISLYKKALAGGLIELQEQVFIYLERIDEGDVNENEVNEIFTFAKEQLAQHIPEDVSKFTHDNKVAYARDLLNRPIRVCGMVKNEGEPGGGPFWVEEEKGRLSLQIVESSQIDTENANQKAILSQSTHFNPVDLVCGLKNYKGEYFNLNEYVDEGTGFIVTKNRLGKDVKSYELPGLWNGAMAGWITVFAEVPLETFSPVKTVNDLLKPAHQPQ, from the coding sequence ATGGAAAAAAACATTACAAAACAATCCTACAACACTGTAGCAATTACGGTTTATGCAGAAACAGCACAAATTGCTAATGCTATTGCAAATACGATGGAAGCACACCAAATTGCTGACACTGGTAACGCAATTGCTTTTAACTTTAAAAGTTTTGATATTACAACAGGTTTAAATAAGAAAAACAGACCCGCCAACGATAAGTTAGTACTAATTGCTGTTACTACCACCGAGGACGATGCCGTAAAAAAGCTTGTAAACGAACTAAGCCATAAAGAAACCAACTACGCCATTGTTAACGGAAACGAAGCAAACCTTACAGCAAAAGGGAGCGAAATAATGAGCAACCTTAAACAAGCAATAGCACTGGGTTTAACCGTAAAAGACTATGCCGATATACACAACAGAGGCATTGGTTTAGATAAGGTAGCTGCACAACTAAATAATTTTAAAACAGGAATTAGTAAAATAGTCTTAAAAAAACCAGCCGTTATAAACGATGGTATTTTTAAGCTACCCAAAGCATCAGCAGAGGAATATGCTGCTTATTTTGAGCGGAAAAAGAATAATTTTAAGCTAACCAAGTTTGTACCTGCATCAGGAGCAGCATCACGAATGTTTAAATTCTTAAATGAATTTATGGTAAACTTTGACCCTGAAAACGATACCATAAACGCCTACATTAACAGAAAAAACGATACTGCACTCAACACCTTTTTAGTTGGGTTAGAAAAATTCCCGTTTTACAACACTATTATGGATGTTATAAAACAAAACCCCAATTATAACGAATGGAGCAAAAGCACACGCAGCTATAACTTTATAAAAACAATGTTGCAGGACGAGCAATTCGATTTTGCCAACAAACCAAAAGGTATATTACCATTCCATCAATGTGATAATTATGTTGCCACCCCTGTCTGCGAGCATCTTACGGAAAGCGTTACGTATGCCGAATCGGGAAAAAAGAGCAACGTACACTTTACCATATCCGAAGAACATTTGGATGGATTTTTGGATGCCATAACAGCAGCCAGAGAAAGCGTTGAAAAAGAATCGGGCACAGCTATTGATTTTAGTTTTTCGTACCAGCATAAAAAAACCGATACCATTGCGGTAGCCATGGATAATGTTCCGTTTAGAGAGGCGGATGGTACAATACTGTTTAGACCTGGAGGGCATGGCGCATTGATAGAAAACCTCAACAACCTCGAAGCTGATATTGTTTTTGTTAAGAACATAGACAATGTTAGCAATAACAACCTCGAAACCATATCGCTATACAAAAAAGCACTAGCAGGTGGGTTAATTGAGTTACAGGAACAAGTATTTATTTACTTGGAACGCATTGATGAAGGCGACGTTAATGAGAACGAAGTAAACGAAATATTTACGTTTGCCAAAGAGCAATTAGCGCAACATATACCCGAAGATGTATCTAAATTCACCCATGATAATAAGGTAGCCTATGCGCGCGACCTACTAAACAGACCGATTAGGGTTTGTGGTATGGTAAAAAATGAGGGCGAACCTGGAGGCGGACCTTTTTGGGTTGAGGAGGAAAAAGGAAGGCTATCGTTACAAATTGTAGAAAGCTCGCAAATAGATACAGAAAATGCCAACCAAAAAGCAATCCTATCGCAATCTACACACTTTAATCCTGTAGATTTGGTTTGTGGACTTAAAAACTACAAGGGCGAATACTTTAACCTTAACGAATATGTAGATGAGGGCACGGGCTTTATAGTAACTAAAAACCGCTTGGGTAAAGATGTAAAATCGTATGAATTGCCAGGGCTCTGGAATGGTGCTATGGCAGGCTGGATTACTGTATTTGCCGAAGTGCCTTTAGAAACATTTAGCCCTGTAAAAACGGTAAACGACCTACTAAAACCCGCGCACCAACCACAATAA
- the greA gene encoding transcription elongation factor GreA encodes MSTVSYYTAEGLKKLRDELDQLKSIERPKASQAIAEARDKGDLSENAEYDAAKEAQGLLELKISKMEELLANARLIDESQLDISKALVLSTVKIKNQANGMEMTYTLVAESEADLKSGKISVTSPIGKGLLGKSVGEVAEIKVPNGTLKFEVLEITRT; translated from the coding sequence ATGAGTACAGTATCTTACTACACAGCCGAAGGATTAAAGAAATTAAGAGACGAGCTGGACCAGCTTAAAAGCATAGAGCGACCAAAAGCTTCTCAGGCAATAGCTGAGGCAAGAGATAAAGGAGATTTATCGGAAAATGCAGAGTACGATGCTGCCAAAGAAGCACAGGGGTTATTGGAGCTTAAAATTTCTAAAATGGAAGAGCTGCTAGCTAATGCCCGATTAATTGACGAGTCGCAACTCGATATAAGCAAGGCACTGGTACTATCTACCGTAAAAATAAAAAACCAAGCCAACGGCATGGAAATGACGTATACGCTTGTAGCAGAAAGTGAAGCCGACCTAAAATCGGGTAAAATATCGGTTACATCACCTATAGGTAAAGGGCTTTTAGGAAAATCGGTTGGCGAGGTTGCCGAAATTAAAGTCCCTAACGGCACACTGAAGTTTGAAGTTTTAGAAATTACAAGAACCTAA
- the arfB gene encoding alternative ribosome rescue aminoacyl-tRNA hydrolase ArfB, with protein MDNTRIIQELDFKAVRSSGAGGQNVNKVASKVVLSFNLSDSKALTAEEKELATTNLANRLTNDGILLLHCDEDRSQLRNKDIVIKRFLQLMEGALTVPKERKPTKIPKAAIKKRLKNKKNVSEKKQLRKPPEH; from the coding sequence ATGGATAACACACGCATAATACAGGAACTCGATTTTAAAGCCGTACGCAGTAGTGGTGCAGGCGGGCAAAACGTAAATAAGGTTGCCAGTAAAGTAGTGTTGAGTTTTAACCTATCAGATTCCAAAGCCTTAACTGCTGAAGAAAAGGAATTGGCAACAACCAACCTTGCCAACCGGCTAACTAACGACGGTATTTTACTATTGCATTGCGATGAAGACCGTAGCCAACTCCGCAACAAGGATATTGTAATTAAACGCTTTTTACAGCTAATGGAGGGCGCACTTACCGTACCTAAAGAGCGTAAACCTACCAAAATACCCAAAGCAGCCATTAAAAAACGACTGAAAAACAAAAAAAACGTATCGGAGAAAAAGCAGTTACGCAAACCACCAGAGCATTAA
- a CDS encoding HIT family protein, with protein MSSIFTKIVNGELPAYKIAEDDNFLAFLDVNPNAKGHTLCIPKKEINKIFDMDEALYTQLMQFSYKVAKAIEKTVPCKRVGMAVVGLEVPHVHVHLIPLSNMDDMRFINKVTLAKEEFENLATAISNNM; from the coding sequence ATGAGTTCTATATTCACAAAAATTGTAAATGGCGAGTTACCTGCCTACAAAATAGCCGAAGACGATAATTTTTTGGCTTTTTTAGATGTTAATCCTAACGCTAAAGGGCATACGCTATGCATCCCAAAAAAGGAGATAAACAAGATTTTTGATATGGACGAGGCATTGTATACACAGCTTATGCAATTTTCGTACAAAGTAGCAAAAGCCATAGAGAAAACTGTACCCTGCAAACGTGTAGGTATGGCAGTTGTAGGGCTAGAGGTGCCGCATGTGCACGTACACCTTATACCACTTAGCAATATGGACGATATGCGCTTTATTAATAAAGTAACGCTAGCAAAAGAAGAATTTGAAAACTTAGCTACAGCAATTAGCAATAATATGTAA
- a CDS encoding TonB-dependent receptor, which translates to MKLLFNQINRKNAFLCAFGFAALGATAQTAPEQDSTKVQEYKLEEVLVQAVRVKAQTPVTFTNVSKEEIAPRNLGQDIPILLNYLPSVVTTTDAGNGIGYTGIRVRGADASRVNVTLNGIPYNDAESHGTFWVNMPDFASSVENIQLQRGVGTSTNGAGAFGASLNLLTDSYSPEASGEISNSFGSFNSRKHTVKFSTGLMNDRFEIAGRLSNIASDGYIDRAESDLKSYFLQGTYVYGSTLIKALVFGGKERTYQAWNGIDKATLDSNRRFNTSGIYTDIDGNVRFYDDEVDNYQQDHYQLHWNEKLNNNWNTNIAVHYTIGKGYFENYRDGTTAANYPGIQATNTDGTTDLVTRKWLENDFYGTTFSANYNNNGLDVVFGGAWNKYEGDHFGNIIWARNSAGVQPDDRYYDNVADKTDFNVFAKANYQITNNLSLFGDLQYRNVAYKASNVLESAATPLPVDDTFDFFNPKAGLTYSVNNKNNIYFSYARANKEPRRADYENGSTKPESLNDFELGWRYKSGKNDVTINGYYMRYKDQLVLTGALNDVGAPLYTNSGDSYRLGVEAEATLFITNKWVIRPNIALSDNKNVDFFNEGETGVEDLGNTEIAFSPSVIAGNQLIYLPMKNVQIALLSKFVGEQYMDNLESDNAKLDSYFVNDLNVSYEIKTKSIFKSIVLNGLVNNVFDTEYVSNGYMFGDPYYYPQAGINFLVGATLKF; encoded by the coding sequence ATGAAACTTTTATTCAATCAAATCAACAGGAAAAATGCTTTCCTATGCGCTTTTGGGTTTGCTGCTTTAGGTGCTACGGCACAAACAGCCCCAGAGCAAGACTCTACAAAAGTACAAGAGTACAAACTAGAAGAGGTACTCGTACAAGCCGTGCGTGTAAAAGCACAAACACCCGTAACCTTTACTAACGTTAGCAAAGAGGAAATTGCCCCACGTAACTTAGGGCAGGATATTCCTATTCTGCTTAACTACCTCCCCTCTGTAGTTACCACCACCGATGCGGGTAACGGTATAGGGTACACTGGTATACGTGTGCGTGGTGCCGATGCCAGCCGTGTAAACGTTACGCTAAACGGAATACCGTATAACGATGCCGAATCGCATGGTACATTTTGGGTTAACATGCCCGACTTTGCCTCATCGGTAGAGAACATTCAGCTACAGCGTGGTGTAGGTACATCTACCAACGGTGCAGGTGCTTTTGGTGCAAGCCTTAACCTACTTACCGATAGTTACAGCCCAGAGGCTAGTGGCGAAATATCCAACTCGTTTGGTAGTTTTAATTCGCGTAAGCATACCGTAAAATTTAGTACGGGTTTAATGAACGACCGCTTTGAAATAGCAGGTCGATTATCAAACATTGCTTCGGATGGTTATATAGACAGGGCAGAATCCGACCTGAAATCGTACTTTTTGCAGGGTACATACGTGTATGGCTCTACACTAATAAAAGCCTTAGTATTTGGCGGTAAAGAGCGTACTTATCAAGCATGGAATGGTATTGACAAAGCGACGCTAGATAGTAACCGCCGTTTTAATACCTCGGGTATTTATACGGATATTGATGGCAACGTTCGTTTTTATGATGACGAAGTAGACAATTACCAGCAAGACCATTACCAATTGCACTGGAACGAAAAATTAAATAACAACTGGAACACTAATATTGCCGTACACTACACTATTGGTAAAGGGTATTTTGAGAATTACAGAGACGGTACTACGGCAGCCAACTACCCTGGTATACAAGCTACAAATACCGATGGCACTACCGATTTGGTTACACGCAAGTGGCTGGAGAATGATTTTTACGGTACAACTTTCTCGGCGAATTATAATAACAACGGTTTAGATGTTGTTTTTGGTGGTGCCTGGAATAAGTACGAGGGCGACCATTTTGGAAACATTATTTGGGCAAGAAACTCGGCTGGTGTACAACCTGACGACCGTTACTATGATAACGTTGCCGATAAAACCGACTTTAATGTATTTGCTAAAGCAAACTACCAAATTACAAACAACCTAAGCCTGTTTGGCGATTTACAATACCGAAATGTAGCCTACAAAGCAAGTAACGTTTTGGAGAGTGCCGCTACACCACTACCTGTAGATGATACTTTCGACTTTTTTAACCCAAAAGCGGGACTTACGTATAGCGTAAACAATAAAAATAATATTTACTTTTCGTATGCGCGTGCCAACAAAGAGCCACGCCGTGCCGATTACGAAAATGGCAGTACCAAGCCCGAAAGCCTAAACGATTTTGAGCTAGGATGGCGTTACAAATCGGGTAAAAACGATGTTACTATAAACGGTTACTACATGCGTTACAAAGACCAATTGGTACTTACGGGAGCTTTAAACGATGTGGGCGCACCACTATATACCAATAGTGGCGATAGCTACCGTTTGGGTGTAGAGGCTGAGGCTACCCTATTTATTACCAACAAATGGGTAATACGCCCTAATATAGCTTTGAGCGATAATAAAAATGTAGACTTTTTTAACGAAGGCGAAACAGGTGTTGAAGATTTAGGGAATACCGAAATTGCATTTTCGCCAAGTGTTATAGCGGGTAACCAGTTAATTTACCTACCGATGAAGAATGTACAAATAGCACTACTATCTAAATTTGTAGGCGAGCAGTACATGGACAATTTAGAATCGGACAACGCTAAGTTGGATAGCTACTTTGTAAACGACTTAAATGTTAGCTACGAGATAAAAACAAAATCAATCTTTAAAAGCATTGTATTAAACGGATTGGTAAATAATGTTTTTGATACCGAGTACGTATCAAACGGATATATGTTTGGCGACCCTTACTACTATCCGCAAGCTGGTATTAACTTTTTAGTAGGTGCAACACTAAAATTTTAA
- a CDS encoding sensor histidine kinase, translating into MQFYDKRSFTRWVLIAASFLIVVAILWNTYNFFQIFKEEEREKMELWADAQVIFNKSTLNDGDQALTLRIITGNKTIPIILTDSEGNIMNTNNIDDAIVNGKDKLQSYLQSIKKENAPIEIEITDNKFQYLYYGNSPLLNKLKYYPIALVLVIVLFGAVVYIFFRATKMSAQNRLWAGMAKETAHQIGTPLSSLLGWIEIMKVDNVDETTVTEIEKDVHRLQTIAERFSKVGSEPALKALDIVAETEKSYAYLKSRASKQVAFTFQAPDYPVMVLLNPELHSWTIENLVKNAIDAMKGKGKLDIIIEDREKYVKIKVSDSGKGIAKGQYRKVFEPGFTTKKRGWGLGLSLTKRIVEEYHKGKIKVLTSEVGKGTTMQASFPKKQ; encoded by the coding sequence GGTACTTATTGCAGCTTCGTTTTTAATTGTGGTAGCCATACTTTGGAATACTTATAACTTTTTCCAAATTTTTAAAGAAGAAGAACGCGAAAAAATGGAGCTTTGGGCAGATGCTCAAGTAATATTCAACAAATCGACTTTAAATGATGGCGACCAAGCACTAACCCTTAGAATTATAACAGGTAATAAGACCATTCCTATTATTTTAACAGATAGCGAAGGGAATATTATGAATACGAATAATATTGATGATGCAATTGTAAATGGGAAGGATAAACTGCAATCCTATTTACAAAGTATTAAAAAAGAAAATGCACCTATTGAGATAGAAATTACCGATAATAAATTTCAGTATCTGTATTATGGGAATTCGCCACTATTAAACAAACTCAAATATTACCCTATAGCCTTAGTACTTGTTATTGTGCTTTTTGGTGCAGTAGTGTATATATTTTTTAGAGCTACTAAAATGAGTGCGCAAAACAGACTTTGGGCGGGTATGGCAAAAGAAACAGCGCACCAAATAGGCACGCCACTATCGTCGTTACTGGGTTGGATAGAAATAATGAAGGTAGATAATGTAGACGAAACTACGGTAACGGAAATAGAGAAAGATGTACACCGCTTGCAAACCATTGCCGAGCGTTTCTCTAAAGTAGGGTCTGAGCCTGCACTTAAAGCATTAGATATTGTGGCAGAAACCGAAAAATCGTATGCCTATTTAAAATCGAGAGCATCCAAGCAGGTTGCATTTACGTTTCAGGCACCCGATTATCCTGTAATGGTACTGCTAAACCCTGAGTTGCACAGCTGGACGATAGAGAATTTAGTGAAAAACGCTATTGATGCGATGAAGGGTAAAGGTAAACTGGATATTATTATTGAGGATCGTGAAAAGTACGTAAAAATTAAAGTATCCGACTCGGGTAAGGGAATAGCAAAAGGACAGTATCGAAAGGTTTTTGAACCTGGTTTTACCACCAAAAAAAGAGGATGGGGTCTTGGGTTATCGTTAACCAAACGTATTGTAGAAGAATACCATAAGGGTAAAATAAAAGTACTAACCTCTGAGGTAGGCAAGGGTACTACTATGCAGGCGAGCTTTCCTAAAAAGCAATAA
- a CDS encoding Rieske (2Fe-2S) protein, with protein MNATKYIILLLLLPLLFGCSNDGINNNNRYLPNYGFSVDINMELPLYTNLQFTGNPVYIDQAGVGITGIFVMNTGGGYVAYEATCPNQEISECSGMFLQGITAICPCDEAEYNLFNGQSTEKEFPLKQYRVEVVNPSVIRVFN; from the coding sequence ATGAACGCAACTAAATATATTATACTCCTTTTATTATTACCGTTATTGTTTGGTTGTAGTAACGATGGTATTAACAATAATAACAGGTATTTACCCAACTACGGTTTTTCTGTAGATATTAATATGGAGCTGCCTTTATATACCAATTTACAATTTACGGGTAACCCTGTTTATATAGACCAAGCAGGGGTAGGTATTACGGGTATTTTTGTAATGAATACAGGGGGTGGTTATGTGGCGTATGAGGCAACGTGCCCCAACCAAGAAATATCGGAATGTTCTGGGATGTTTTTACAGGGTATTACGGCAATATGCCCTTGCGATGAAGCCGAATACAACCTGTTTAACGGGCAATCTACAGAAAAAGAGTTCCCATTAAAACAGTATAGGGTAGAGGTGGTTAACCCAAGCGTAATACGGGTTTTTAATTAA